The Pieris rapae chromosome 16, ilPieRapa1.1, whole genome shotgun sequence genome includes a region encoding these proteins:
- the LOC111002319 gene encoding 40S ribosomal protein S4: MARGPKKHLKRLNAPKAWMLDKLGGVYAPRPSTGPHKLRECLPLVIFLRNRLKYALTGNEVLKIVKQRLIKVDGKVRTDPTYPAGFMDVVSIEKTNELFRLIYDVKGRFTIHRITPEEAKYKLCKVKQTGTGPKGVPYIVTHDGRTIRYPDPLIKVNDSIQLDIATTKIMDYIKFESGNLCMITGGRNLGRVGTIVSRERHPGSFDIVHIKDSTGHTFATRMNNVFIIGKGTKAYISLPRGKGIRLTIAEERDKRIAAKVAHH, from the exons ATG GCTCGAGGACCAAAGAAACACTTGAAGCGTTTAAACGCTCCTAAAGCATGGATGTTGGATAAGCTCGGCGGAGTTTACGCTCCCCGACCATCAACTGGTCCTCACAAGTTGCGTGAGTGTCTGCCGTTGGTTATCTTCTTAAGAAACCGTCTTAAGTACGCACTCACTGGCAACGAGGTATTAAAGATTGTAAAGCAGCGTCTTATCAAGGTGGACGGAAAAGTGCGTACGGATCCCACTTATCCTGCTGGATTCATGG ATGTGGTTTCAATTGAAAAAACCAATGAGCTGTTCAGGTTAATCTATGATGTCAAAGGACGATTCACCATCCACAGGATCACCCCAGAGGAAGCTAAG TACAAGCTGTGCAAAGTGAAGCAGACCGGTACCGGCCCCAAGGGAGTGCCGTACATCGTGACGCACGACGGCAGAACCATCCGCTACCCCGACCCTCTGATCAAAGTGAACGACTCCATCCAGTTGGACATCGCCACCACCAAAATCATGGATTACATCAAGTTCGAGTCCGGCAACCTCTGCATGATCACAGGCGGAAGGAACTTGGGGCGAGTTGGAACCATCGTGTCGCGAGAGAGACATCCCGGATCGTTTGACATCGTTCACATCAAGGACTCCACGGGACACACTTTTGCCACCAG AATGAACAACGTGTTCATCATAGGCAAAGGCACGAAGGCCTACATCTCCCTTCCTCGAGGCAAAGGAATCCGCCTCACCATCGCCGAGGAGCGGGACAAGAGGATCGCAGCCAAAGTGGCGCATCACTAg
- the LOC111002082 gene encoding zinc finger protein 846-like, whose translation MPGVVTRRGVRRGLSSAFFSVDNLAQELASNTQPANETVYVEADDGVLRCGNPARTMLQAALAPSPPAAALLLEMCAAPKMDCSSGEATLRLRLVADAPPHADLTMWFDETALALLDMPFLTLRNITGKRNYKCHECSVEFDNPNPLKIHLFSKCQPFDELRFWQKCVEILRGNSITAAATLSTAVAFSSPVWEWRGGSDVETLAAAWGRVGRGHVCVYCGKLYSRRYGLKIHIRTHTGYKPLRCRFCARPFGDPSNLNKHLRLHAAADTTPSSPSPHACPLCGKALARRRDLQRHLRTYHATESPEPDTSDSSK comes from the exons ATGCCCGGCGTTGTGACGAGACGTGGTGTGCGCCGAGGCCTGTCATCCGCCTTCTTCTCAGTCGATAACCTAGCGCAAGAACTCGCTTCTAACACGCAACCCGCTAATGAAACG GTGTACGTGGAGGCAGACGATGGCGTGTTGCGCTGCGGTAACCCGGCACGAACGATGCTTCAGGCCGCTCTTGCACCGTCACCGCCCGCCGCGGCTTTACTGCTAGAGATGTGTGCGGCGCCGAAGATGGATTGCTCTTCGGGCGAAGCCACACTGCGTCTGCGGCTTGTAGCTGACGCACCACCACACGCGGATCTCACAATGTGGTTTGATGAAACTGCGTTGGCGCTCCTCGATATGCCATTTCTTACACTACGAAACATTACAG GGAAAAGAAACTACAAGTGTCACGAGTGCAGCGTCGAGTTTGACAACCCAAACcccttaaaaatacatttattctcaAAGTGCCAACCCTTCGATGAGTTAAGGTTTTGGCAGAAATGTGTGGAAATACTCCGCGGAAACTCTATAACGGCGGCCGCAACCCTCTCGACTGCAGTGGCGTTCTCGAGTCCTGTCTGGGAGTGGCGAGGCGGCAGCGACGTGGAAACTCTGGCCGCCGCCTGGGGCCGCGTGGGCCGCGGACACGTGTGCGTGTATTGCGGAAAGTTGTACTCTCGCAGATATGGCCTTAAAATCCATATTCGCACCCACACCGGTTACAAGCCGCTACGCTGTCGATTCTGCGCGCGCCCCTTCGGTGATCCCAGCAACCTAAACAAGCACCTGAGGCTTCACGCCGCCGCCGACACAACTCCATCGTCGCCGTCGCCCCACGCTTGTCCTCTCTGCGGAAAAGCTCTCGCCCGTCGAAGAGACCTCCAACGACATTTGCGTACGTACCACGCCACTGAGTCACCGGAACCTGATACTTCGGATTCGTCGAAGTAA